Below is a genomic region from Ferribacterium limneticum.
TGGATACAGTCGGTCGGCGAGGTGGTGCAGTGGGATGGCGAGAATCGGCCGAAGCGCATGATCGGCATCCATACCGACATTTCCGAGCGCAAAAAGTCGCTGTACGAACAAAACAGGCTCAATCGCGCCTTGCGCCTGCTCAGCGAATGCAATCTGGCGCTGGTCAGAAATGACAGCGAGATGCAGCTTCTCAACGATGTTTGCCATTTGATCGTCAAGGCCGGTGGCTACATGAGTGCCTGGGTCGGCTATGCCGAACACGATGCGGCAAAAACCGTTCGCCCGGTCGCCGAGTCGGGCTGCGAGCCGGGTTATCTGGAGAAGGCCCGAATTTTCTGGGATGGCGTCAGCAAATACGCCGACGGTCCGACGGCCCGGGCGATACATTCCGGACAGCCGCAAATCAACCAGGCCTTGCAAGCCAACAATCGACAGGAGCCCTGGCGTCGCGCCGCGATCGGGCAAGGTTATCAGGCCGCCATTGCCCTGCCGCTCAAGCACGGCGAAAGCATCCTCGGCGGCTTGTGCGTTTATGCTGCCGAGGCCCATGCCTTCGGACCCGAAGAGGTCAGCTTGCTTGAGGAACTGGCGTCCAACCTGAGCTTTGGCATCATCGGTCTGCGTACCCGCGTCGAGCGTGAAAAGGCGGAGGCGGCCAATAAAGCCAAAAGCTCGTTCATCGCCAACATGTCGCACGAGATACGCACGCCGCTCAACGCCATCAGCGGCATGGTGCACCTGCTGCGCCGTTCCGGCGTCACCGCGGAACAGGACAGCCGTCTCGAAAAAATCGATACGGCCGGTCAGCATCTGCTCGAAATCATCAATGCCGTGCTCGACCTTTCGAAAATCGATGCCGACAAGCTCGAACTTGAAGACAGCGCCATTGATCTCAACGCCATCCTCGACAACGCCGCGGCCATGGTTCAGGAAAAAGCCCAGGCAAAGAATGTGGCCTTGCTGGTCAGCCGTGTCCCGGCGCTGTCGTTGAGGGGCGATCAGACGCGCCTGCAGCAGGCCGTGCTGAACTACCTGTCGAATGCCGTCAAATTTACCGATGCCGGCCAGATCGAGCTCGGCTGCCGGGTTGTTGACGCTACGCCGGATGATGTACTGATCCGCATCGAAGTCCGGGACAGCGGTATCGGCATTTCGTCGGAAGCCTTGCCCCGGCTCTTTTCCGCTTTTGAGCAGGCGGACAATTCGACGACGCGCAAGTACGGCGGGACCGGCTTGGGCCTGGCCATCACCCGGAAAATCGCTCAGTTGATGCACGGTGATGCCGGGGCCGAAAGCCTTCTTGGCGGCGGCAGCACCTTCTGGTTCACGGCTCGGCTCAAACGGTCCGGCCTGGCTACGACGATGCCATTGGGAGAAGCCTCGCCGGAGGAGACCGAGGCGAGGCTGCGGCGCAATTTCGCGGGCCGGTGCGTTCTGCTCGTTGAAGACGAGCCGATCAATCAGGAAATTGCCCACATGCTGCTGGAAGACGTCGGCCTTGTTGTCGATGTCGCCAATGACGGTGTTGAGGCGATGGCTGCCGCTGCCGAGCAGTCCTACGATCTGGTGCTCATGGACATGCAGATGCCGCGGATGGATGGGCTGGAGGCCACGCAGAAAATCCGGCAACTGGCGGGATATGGTCAGACGCCGATTATCGCCATGACCGCCAATGCCTTCAGCGATGACCGGCAGCGCTGCATGGCTGCCGGGATGACCGACTTCATTGCCAAACCGGTCAATCCGGATGTCCTGTTCGCTACCTTGCTCCGGAACTTTGAATTGCCGGCGGAAAACTGAATCGGGCCTGATGTTCTGGCCGAATTGAAGCGGCCGGTCGGCTTCCGCCCGGAAATTTCATTTTTGGGCCGTTTTTCGGGTTGACCGTGGGAATTGCCGTGGCTGCTCAGCCCGTGGCAATTTCTGCGCGCTCGAACAGAGAGCGGATGACGACACGGCGGATGCCCGGATTGTCCGGCACGGCGTACATCACGTCGGTCATCATCTCCTCGAAGATGCCGCGCAGGCTGCGCGCCCCGGCCTTGTACTCGATGGCCAGCTCGGCCATCTGGCGGAAGACGTCGGGGGCGACCTGAAGATCGACGCCGTCGGCCGCCAGCATGGCGCGGAACTGGCGGTAGATGGCGTTCTTCGGCTCGGTCAGGATGCGCACCAGCATGTCCTGGG
It encodes:
- a CDS encoding bacteriohemerythrin → MISIDIFPWDDNFNTGLPTVDEQHRNLVRLLNLLAGHVAFKSHELTLDRLFDELAEYAVYHFESEEAIWREYLLDDPGEAAHRKTHVAFVQEVARMRQGLASRPLMEVAEETLGFLARWLASHILETDRYMAYTVLAIRDGLSVDAAKIRAKEQMGGTTRTLIDIILAIYSTLSSNTLRLMRELAEHRQAETALNQAKAALEESKSVLQTIVDAVPVRIFWKDRDLNYLGCNPVFARDAGKESPQELIGRSDYEMGWAPEADLYRADDRKVIDSGIPKLNYEEPQTTPDGKTIWLRSSKVPLKGGNNETIGVLGIYDDITERKFGVEALRQSEQKFHNLYAAMTEGVALHELILDGAGRPVDYRLLDVNPAYESILGTTRQAVVGRLASEVYGVVPFLEQYAKVALTGQPLQFQPNFAPLGKTFSISVFSPAANQFATVFEDATEKSRAEEGLRESEERLRLALHAANQAWFDLDLSTGAVVVSPNYARMLGEEAGEFKSSLANWLEQIHPDDLQTVRQQFDRCLKETGSQTIEYRRRTRTGDWIWIQSVGEVVQWDGENRPKRMIGIHTDISERKKSLYEQNRLNRALRLLSECNLALVRNDSEMQLLNDVCHLIVKAGGYMSAWVGYAEHDAAKTVRPVAESGCEPGYLEKARIFWDGVSKYADGPTARAIHSGQPQINQALQANNRQEPWRRAAIGQGYQAAIALPLKHGESILGGLCVYAAEAHAFGPEEVSLLEELASNLSFGIIGLRTRVEREKAEAANKAKSSFIANMSHEIRTPLNAISGMVHLLRRSGVTAEQDSRLEKIDTAGQHLLEIINAVLDLSKIDADKLELEDSAIDLNAILDNAAAMVQEKAQAKNVALLVSRVPALSLRGDQTRLQQAVLNYLSNAVKFTDAGQIELGCRVVDATPDDVLIRIEVRDSGIGISSEALPRLFSAFEQADNSTTRKYGGTGLGLAITRKIAQLMHGDAGAESLLGGGSTFWFTARLKRSGLATTMPLGEASPEETEARLRRNFAGRCVLLVEDEPINQEIAHMLLEDVGLVVDVANDGVEAMAAAAEQSYDLVLMDMQMPRMDGLEATQKIRQLAGYGQTPIIAMTANAFSDDRQRCMAAGMTDFIAKPVNPDVLFATLLRNFELPAEN